A section of the Streptomyces sp. CG1 genome encodes:
- a CDS encoding response regulator, whose amino-acid sequence MTLRVVVADDQALVRTGFRMITDARDDLEVVGEASDGQEAVRLTRELAPDVVLMDVRMPVVDGIEATRQIALYGSPARVLVLTTWDVDAHVVAALRAGASGFLLKDIRPTELVDAIRLTARGDALLAPAVLSRVLDRFLRTTPDPAPPPSLPDLSGREREVLTLIGQALSNAEIAERLHLAEATVKNHVTAALRKLGLRDRVQAVVAAYDHGLVQPRRP is encoded by the coding sequence CCAGGCGTTGGTCCGTACCGGGTTCCGTATGATCACCGATGCGCGGGACGACCTTGAGGTGGTCGGTGAGGCGTCCGACGGCCAGGAGGCGGTACGGCTGACCCGGGAACTTGCACCCGACGTGGTGCTGATGGACGTACGCATGCCCGTCGTGGACGGCATCGAGGCGACCCGGCAGATCGCGCTGTACGGCAGCCCGGCCAGGGTGCTCGTGCTGACCACGTGGGACGTGGACGCGCACGTCGTCGCCGCTCTGCGGGCCGGGGCGAGCGGCTTCCTGCTCAAGGACATCCGACCCACCGAGCTCGTCGACGCGATCCGCCTCACCGCGCGCGGCGACGCGCTGCTGGCGCCCGCCGTGCTCAGCCGCGTCCTCGACCGGTTCTTGCGCACCACGCCCGACCCGGCACCGCCGCCCTCCCTGCCGGACCTCTCCGGTCGCGAACGGGAGGTGCTCACCCTGATCGGCCAGGCTCTGTCGAACGCCGAGATCGCTGAACGGCTGCACTTGGCGGAGGCTACGGTCAAGAACCATGTCACCGCGGCGCTGCGCAAACTGGGTTTGCGCGACCGCGTCCAGGCCGTCGTCGCCGCCTACGATCACGGCCTCGTGCAGCCGCGCCGCCCCTGA
- a CDS encoding GPP34 family phosphoprotein, with product MIDDLPCLMYLLAYDDAAEGPYDRPRTQVLLRAAALVDLALRGRLREDDGTVTVFGTRPTGVPALDGMLHDAAGGHGWKYLVRTHRKRTLTEVEDHLTAAGALTVKEPRTTFGPRRLTLTDRAVPAALHARMSAALRGDEPVQSLPAADTALLALAAAAGVHSVVSRQDRKTYRARIDACTTALAALAPGLEKAVRDLPTTMIAAQGGMGGS from the coding sequence GTGATCGACGACCTGCCTTGCCTCATGTATTTGCTCGCCTACGACGACGCGGCCGAAGGCCCCTACGACCGCCCCCGGACCCAGGTGCTGCTCCGGGCTGCCGCCCTCGTCGACCTCGCCCTGCGCGGCCGGCTGCGGGAGGACGACGGCACGGTCACCGTCTTCGGCACCCGACCGACCGGCGTCCCCGCCCTGGACGGCATGCTGCACGACGCGGCCGGCGGCCACGGCTGGAAGTACCTTGTGCGCACCCACCGCAAGCGGACCCTGACGGAGGTGGAGGACCACCTCACCGCGGCCGGAGCCCTCACCGTGAAGGAACCCCGCACCACCTTCGGCCCCCGGCGGCTGACCCTGACCGACCGCGCCGTGCCCGCCGCCCTGCACGCCCGCATGTCCGCGGCGCTGCGCGGGGACGAGCCCGTGCAGAGCCTCCCCGCCGCCGACACCGCGCTGCTGGCGCTGGCCGCGGCGGCCGGCGTCCACTCGGTCGTCTCCCGGCAGGACCGCAAGACCTACCGGGCCCGTATCGACGCCTGCACGACAGCTCTCGCCGCCCTCGCGCCCGGCCTGGAGAAAGCCGTACGCGACCTGCCGACGACCATGATCGCCGCCCAGGGCGGCATGGGCGGCAGCTGA
- a CDS encoding carboxylesterase/lipase family protein — MRRVLTALCCALTAVLATAWSAQPPTQPGRPDAATTLRTHADLVRGAAHDGYRTFEGIPYAAPPIGRLRWAPPHHAAPWYGVRDATRPSNACPQPAGEVPGGSTDEDCLRLNVTTPDGARPAHPRPVIVWLHGGGFTTGAGSSYDAHRMATRGGVVVVTVNYRLGALGFLARSALPGSGTFGLADQQAALRWVRAEIGAFGGDAHNVTLAGKSAGGYSVCAQLSSPAAAGLFDRAIIESGPCTGRAGRPFAPSSVPLSTVRTAGADLTAKVGCNSAHDVMHCLRRVSVSRLFKAQTTDQQPAYATPLLPRDPAAAIAAPRFHHVPVLLGNNHDEGNGWAAGIIRAGHPVTPDTWPDVAATFFPAAGEAKAIVRAYPVHPTDGGPVFGAVIGDADFACPTARTDTLLVTQVPVWRYEFADRHAPPLTPGTPPFPLGAPHASELPYLFDLGGRPRSLTAAQHRLANTMIDYWTRFARTADPNGPSSPHWSRQTAQSLAPDHIVPTHTTQTRHHCSFWNAFG; from the coding sequence ATGCGCCGAGTCCTGACCGCCCTATGCTGTGCCCTGACCGCCGTCCTCGCGACGGCCTGGTCCGCACAACCGCCGACGCAGCCCGGCCGGCCCGATGCCGCCACGACGCTCCGCACCCACGCCGACCTCGTGCGGGGCGCCGCCCACGACGGCTACCGCACCTTCGAGGGCATCCCCTACGCCGCACCCCCGATCGGCAGGCTCCGCTGGGCACCGCCCCACCATGCCGCCCCCTGGTACGGGGTCCGGGACGCCACCCGTCCCTCGAACGCCTGCCCGCAGCCGGCCGGTGAGGTGCCCGGCGGCAGCACCGACGAGGACTGCCTCCGCCTGAACGTCACCACGCCCGACGGCGCGCGACCGGCACACCCCCGGCCGGTGATCGTGTGGCTGCATGGCGGCGGCTTCACCACCGGAGCGGGCTCCTCCTACGACGCTCACCGCATGGCCACCCGTGGCGGTGTCGTGGTCGTCACCGTCAACTACCGCCTCGGAGCACTCGGTTTCCTCGCCCGCAGCGCACTGCCCGGCTCCGGCACCTTCGGCCTGGCCGACCAGCAGGCGGCGCTGCGCTGGGTCCGCGCCGAGATCGGCGCCTTCGGAGGCGACGCGCACAACGTCACACTGGCCGGCAAGTCGGCCGGCGGCTACAGCGTCTGCGCCCAACTCTCCTCACCCGCCGCCGCGGGCCTCTTCGACCGGGCGATCATCGAGAGCGGCCCGTGCACCGGCCGCGCCGGCCGACCGTTCGCCCCGTCCTCCGTCCCGCTGTCCACGGTGCGTACCGCGGGCGCGGACCTCACGGCGAAGGTCGGCTGCAACTCCGCCCACGACGTCATGCACTGCCTGCGGCGCGTGTCCGTCTCCCGCCTGTTCAAAGCCCAGACCACCGACCAGCAGCCCGCATACGCCACGCCTCTGCTGCCGCGTGACCCCGCGGCGGCCATCGCCGCCCCTCGCTTTCACCACGTGCCCGTACTCCTCGGCAACAACCACGACGAGGGCAACGGCTGGGCCGCCGGGATCATCCGGGCCGGCCACCCCGTCACCCCTGACACCTGGCCCGATGTCGCAGCCACCTTCTTCCCCGCCGCGGGGGAAGCGAAGGCGATCGTCCGCGCATACCCGGTGCACCCCACCGACGGCGGCCCGGTCTTCGGCGCGGTCATCGGCGACGCCGACTTCGCCTGTCCCACCGCGCGCACGGACACCCTTCTCGTCACCCAGGTGCCCGTCTGGCGCTACGAGTTCGCCGACCGGCATGCCCCGCCGCTCACCCCCGGCACGCCACCGTTCCCGCTCGGCGCACCACACGCGAGCGAACTGCCCTACCTGTTCGACCTCGGCGGCCGCCCCCGCAGCCTGACAGCGGCACAGCACCGCCTGGCCAACACCATGATCGACTACTGGACCCGTTTCGCCCGAACCGCCGATCCCAACGGCCCGTCCTCACCGCACTGGTCCCGCCAGACGGCACAGTCCCTGGCGCCCGACCACATCGTCCCCACACACACGACGCAGACCCGCCACCACTGCTCGTTCTGGAACGCCTTCGGGTGA